A single Planctomycetota bacterium DNA region contains:
- a CDS encoding type II secretion system protein gives MVTRHTGGGAGARGFTLVEVLVSAIIMAIGFLAVVAAFGHDSVVAEQGSDVATATYLAAEIRDLALRMDFADVLALDGEHYAPDTDWAQYLTVTPVSVADLNDDEDIDAETAKAVRLMVEVRHHGTAVVTQTSYVFKMEGILFTDGG, from the coding sequence ATGGTGACTCGACACACTGGTGGCGGGGCGGGCGCGAGGGGGTTTACCCTCGTCGAGGTGCTGGTCTCGGCCATAATCATGGCCATCGGTTTTCTGGCCGTGGTCGCCGCGTTCGGGCATGATTCCGTCGTGGCCGAGCAAGGCAGCGACGTGGCAACGGCCACATACCTGGCGGCCGAGATTCGCGACCTGGCCCTGCGGATGGATTTCGCAGACGTGCTGGCCCTGGACGGGGAGCACTATGCCCCTGACACGGACTGGGCCCAATATCTGACCGTCACGCCTGTTTCCGTGGCCGACCTGAACGATGACGAGGACATAGACGCCGAGACCGCCAAGGCGGTTCGGCTGATGGTGGAAGTCCGCCACCACGGAACGGCCGTGGTGACGCAGACGTCTTACGTGTTCAAGATGGAAGGGATCCTATTCACGGACGGCGGCTGA